Proteins from a single region of Catharus ustulatus isolate bCatUst1 chromosome 22, bCatUst1.pri.v2, whole genome shotgun sequence:
- the TEKT1 gene encoding tektin-1, giving the protein MARLLQGPSKLHPSEWHNANSMQRASTEAQKSRSECMTAESWRLVDEIEKTTQKTQSDVNKKLEQRREEIKFWRQELDNKLEQIVHETEILLTFKNRLERALEGCKEQLVIAQKCLLYRQRRVGIDLVHDEVEQELVKEAEVLQRIIALLGHTLEQTNEQIRRNRSAKYNLDMDLKDKFTALTIDDYCASLTNDTPYIIYADNAMKLEGNFVSPEDWIDFSNINVEKADKQRNNSLALKVLIDGILSQTANDMRKQCEMVNTAFRNRVKEVKDAKHKLETLLAMVMDETASQEKNIAALKKAIADKEGPVKVAQTRLEVRNHRPNVELCYDTVHSSLMSEVQEITKNIQRLKDALAQAQTELKGLSRRQLSLEEEIKVKENTLYIDEVLCMQMRESVCINNY; this is encoded by the exons ATGGCCAGACTGCTGCAAGGTCCATCTAAACTTCATCCCTCAGAATGGCACAATGCAAACAGTATGCAGCGTGCCAGTACAGAGGCTCAGAAATCCAGGTCAGAATGCATGACAGCTGAGAGTTGGAGGCTGGTGGATGAAATAGAAAAGACAACTCAGAAAACCCAAAGTGATGTCAACAAGAAATTAG AACAGAGAcgagaagaaataaaattctggaGGCAAGAATTAGATAACAAGCTGGAACAAATTGTTCATGAGACAGAGATACTGTTGACTTTCAAGAATAGGCTGGAGAGAGCTTTGGAGGGCTGCAAAGAGCAACTTGTCATTGCCCAAAAGTGTCTCCTATACAG GCAGAGGCGAGTTGGGATTGACTTGGTGCATGATGAAGTGGAACAGGAACTGGTGAAGGAAGCTGAAGTCCTCCAGAGGATTATTGCTTTACTTGGACATACATTGGAGCAAACAAATGAGCAAATCAG ACGAAATCGTTCTGCAAAATACAACCTGGACATGGATCTGAAGGACAAATTCACAGCTTTGACGATTGATGATTACTGTGCTAGCTTGACAAATGACACTCCTTATATTATCTATGCTGATAATGCCATGAAACTAGAAGGAAA TTTTGTTAGCCCTGAGGACTGGATAGATTTCTCAAACATAAATGTTGAAAAGGCTGACAAGCAGCGAAACAATTCTTTGGCACTGAAGGTACTTATTGATGGCATCCTCTCACAGACAGCAAATGACATGCGCAAGCAATGTGAGATGGTGAATACTGCTTTTAGAAATAGGGTGAAAGAAGTCAAGGATGCCAAGCACAAGCTAGAAACACTTCTTGCAATG GTGATGGATGAGACTGCCTCGCAGGAGAAGAACATTGCAGCCTTAAAGAAAGCAATCGCTGACAAGGAAGGACCTGTAAAAGTGGCTCAAACCCGCTTGGAAGTGAGAAACCATCGCCCCAATGTGGAACTGTGCTATGACACAGTGCACAGCAGCCTGATGAGTGAAGTTCAGGAGATTACCAAAAATATTCAAAG ATTAAAGGATGCATTGGCACAGGCTCAGACAGAGCTGAAAGGCCTGAGCCGCCGACAGCTTTCCTTGGAGGAAGAGATCAAGGTCAAGGAGAATACACTGTACATTGATGAAGTACTGTGCATGCAAATGAGAGAGTCTGTTTGCATAAACAATTACTGA
- the FBXO39 gene encoding F-box only protein 39 isoform X2, translating to MEDDSEPEQSSWAYLPDVCLRHVFHWLDDRDRSRAALVCKKWSCAMDSGSLWRCRTITFYGQPSRARTLEFQSALWYTKKFGKYLKHLEIKLSNPYNTPFIKKFQVIMRGLLSHLGKCNSHLVSLSIKYLELDCLIWKNVVRAQFIKNLAAFLKRMSNQLDYLNLKGARITLEEGCELLNSLSSLTNRSFISEINIEDFFSLHLSVYSSALFHQTMSKFHRLTILTFNYNCISDELLDILREHSSHSLCTLNIKCHIHDPHGQVVSGMSWANLAKRAPKLNVNFFFERVMKHDHLARILLVEIPVRSISLRSCYFSDPDWTMRPTLTNLLPAYWHGLQKLTLELNNDHELLDNELLQLILSCKRLLFLKVWAFLSVSFMERLLQNRAERKCILTTIKDWIMRRPRIKCKYFVLYMENL from the exons ATGGAAGATGACAGTGAACCCGAGCAAAGCTCCTGGGCCTACCTACCTGATGTTTGTCTGAGGCATGTCTTCCATTGGTTGGATGACAGGGACAGATCTCGGGCTGCCTTGGTCTGTAAAAAATGGAGTTGTGCCATGGACTCTGGATCCCTCTGGAGATGCAGAACCATCACATTCTATGGCCAACCATCAAGGGCACGCACACTGGAATTTCAAAGTGCACTGTGGTATACAAAGAAATTTGGCAAGTATTTGAAGCACCTTGAGATCAAGTTATCAAATCCTTACAATACTCCCTTTATCAAAAAATTTCAAGTGATTATGAGAGGCCTTCTTTCACACCTGGGTAAATGTAATAGTCACCTAGTATCCCTGAGCATCAAGTACCTAGAATTAGACTGCTTGATATGGAAAAATGTGGTTAGGGCTCAGTTTATCAAGAACTTAGCTGCCTTCCTGAAAAGAATGAGCAATCAGCTTGATTATCTTAACTTAAAAGGAGCAAGAATAACATTGGAAGAAGGCTGTGAGCTTCTGAATTCTCTGAGCAGCTTGACAAATAGAAGTTTTATATCTGAAATCAATATTGAGGATTTCTTCAGTCTCCACCTTTCTGTCTACAGCAGTGCTTTGTTCCACCAAACTATGTCTAAGTTCCACAGGCTGACCATCCTAACTTTCAATTACAACTGCATCTCTGATGAACTTCTGGACATCCTGCGGGAGCACAGCTCTCATTCCCTGTGCACCTTGAATATCAAGTGTCATATCCATGACCCTCATGGGCAAGTGGTGTCAGGAATGTCATGGGCAAACTTGGCCAAGAGAGCCCCAAAACTGAATGTGAACTTCTTCTTTGAAAGAGTCATGAAGCATGATCACCTAGCTAGGATCCTGCTGGTGGAGATCCCAGTTAGGAGCATCAGCCTACGGAGCTGTTATTTTAGTGACCCAGACTGGACCATGAGACCTACACTCACCAACCTACTCCCAGCTTACTGGCATGGTCTGCAG aaattaacacTTGAATTGAACAATGACCACGAGTTGCTGGACaatgagctgctgcagcttaTCTTATCGTGCAAGAGGTTGTTATTTCTGAAAGTCTGGGCATTTCTAAGTGTCAGCTTTATGGAGAGGCTGCTACAAAACcgtgcagaaagaaaatgcattttgactACCATAAAG GACTGGATCATGAGAAGACCAAGGATCAAGTGCAAGTACTTTGTACTCTACATGGAGAACCTTTGA
- the FBXO39 gene encoding F-box only protein 39 isoform X1 — protein MEDDSEPEQSSWAYLPDVCLRHVFHWLDDRDRSRAALVCKKWSCAMDSGSLWRCRTITFYGQPSRARTLEFQSALWYTKKFGKYLKHLEIKLSNPYNTPFIKKFQVIMRGLLSHLGKCNSHLVSLSIKYLELDCLIWKNVVRAQFIKNLAAFLKRMSNQLDYLNLKGARITLEEGCELLNSLSSLTNRSFISEINIEDFFSLHLSVYSSALFHQTMSKFHRLTILTFNYNCISDELLDILREHSSHSLCTLNIKCHIHDPHGQVVSGMSWANLAKRAPKLNVNFFFERVMKHDHLARILLVEIPVRSISLRSCYFSDPDWTMRPTLTNLLPAYWHGLQKLTLELNNDHELLDNELLQLILSCKRLLFLKVWAFLSVSFMERLLQNRAERKCILTTIKVRIYTAQDDSTEQEQLLADIYRKFKYLIDSELNYFVITYPVV, from the exons ATGGAAGATGACAGTGAACCCGAGCAAAGCTCCTGGGCCTACCTACCTGATGTTTGTCTGAGGCATGTCTTCCATTGGTTGGATGACAGGGACAGATCTCGGGCTGCCTTGGTCTGTAAAAAATGGAGTTGTGCCATGGACTCTGGATCCCTCTGGAGATGCAGAACCATCACATTCTATGGCCAACCATCAAGGGCACGCACACTGGAATTTCAAAGTGCACTGTGGTATACAAAGAAATTTGGCAAGTATTTGAAGCACCTTGAGATCAAGTTATCAAATCCTTACAATACTCCCTTTATCAAAAAATTTCAAGTGATTATGAGAGGCCTTCTTTCACACCTGGGTAAATGTAATAGTCACCTAGTATCCCTGAGCATCAAGTACCTAGAATTAGACTGCTTGATATGGAAAAATGTGGTTAGGGCTCAGTTTATCAAGAACTTAGCTGCCTTCCTGAAAAGAATGAGCAATCAGCTTGATTATCTTAACTTAAAAGGAGCAAGAATAACATTGGAAGAAGGCTGTGAGCTTCTGAATTCTCTGAGCAGCTTGACAAATAGAAGTTTTATATCTGAAATCAATATTGAGGATTTCTTCAGTCTCCACCTTTCTGTCTACAGCAGTGCTTTGTTCCACCAAACTATGTCTAAGTTCCACAGGCTGACCATCCTAACTTTCAATTACAACTGCATCTCTGATGAACTTCTGGACATCCTGCGGGAGCACAGCTCTCATTCCCTGTGCACCTTGAATATCAAGTGTCATATCCATGACCCTCATGGGCAAGTGGTGTCAGGAATGTCATGGGCAAACTTGGCCAAGAGAGCCCCAAAACTGAATGTGAACTTCTTCTTTGAAAGAGTCATGAAGCATGATCACCTAGCTAGGATCCTGCTGGTGGAGATCCCAGTTAGGAGCATCAGCCTACGGAGCTGTTATTTTAGTGACCCAGACTGGACCATGAGACCTACACTCACCAACCTACTCCCAGCTTACTGGCATGGTCTGCAG aaattaacacTTGAATTGAACAATGACCACGAGTTGCTGGACaatgagctgctgcagcttaTCTTATCGTGCAAGAGGTTGTTATTTCTGAAAGTCTGGGCATTTCTAAGTGTCAGCTTTATGGAGAGGCTGCTACAAAACcgtgcagaaagaaaatgcattttgactACCATAAAG GTCAGGATTTATACAGCACAAGATGACAGCACTGAACAGGAGCAGCTGTTGGCTGATATTTACAGGAAATTCAAGTACCTGATTGACTCAGAACTTAATTATTTTGTCATCACCTACCCAGTGGTATAA